Genomic DNA from Candidatus Komeilibacteria bacterium CG_4_10_14_0_2_um_filter_37_10:
AACGATAGCTGTCGCTACTGCCAAATCTGCTGCTGGCTCTTTCAAAACAAAACCACCAGTAACATTTACATAGAGGTCGTAATTAGCTAAAGATAATTTCATTTTCTTTGCCAAAACTGCTAAAATAACTTCCAATCTTTGATTGGAAAAACCCGATCCCAGTCGCCGGGGATAACCAAAAGAAGTCTTATTAACCAAGGCTTGAATCTCTACTAAAAAAATTCGTGATCCCTCAACCGCAGCGGTAATAACTGAGCCACTGCTGAGCTGATCAGAACCAATAAAAATGGCGGCGGGATTTAATACTTCTACTAACCCCCCATTACTCATCTCCCAAACACCTATTTCACCGGTTTGACCAAACCGATTCTTCATCGCTCGTAAAATACGATATTGCTGATGCTTATCGCCCTCAAAATAAAGCACGGCATCTACTAAATGCTCAATGGTTTTCGGGCCAGCCATTTGACCATCTTTAGTCACGTGGCCAATAATAATTATTGCCGTTTTGGTTTCTTTAGCAGCAGTCATCAGTTGTGCCGTACAGGCTTTGAGCTGATTAATATTACCTGGCTCACCATCAACTTCGGAACAATATGTTGTTTGAATAGAATCGATAATAGCTAGCTTGGGTCGATGTTTATTGATCGTAGCGATAATATTAGCCACATTACTTTCATTGGACAAACTGACTGGCTTAATCTTCAATCGCTGCCAACGACTAGCAATTTGTTCAGTGGATTCTTCGCCGGCAAAATATAGGGAATCCTCAATACTGGCAGCAATTTGCAAAGCCAATGTTGATTTGCCAATACCAGGATCACCACCCAATAATAAACAACTGCCAGGTGCCAAACCATCACCAACAACACGATTGAATTCAGCATATTTTGTTTTCCAGCGTAGTTCTTGGTTGACCGGAATATTTTGCAAATTTACAATATCCGCAACACTACCAGAGCTCTGGTTCTTTCTCAATTTAGTTGGCGCCACCGACGTCTCCTCACTAATCGTACCCCAACTACCACACTCTAAACAACGCCCAGTCCATTTCGGATACTGAGCGCCGCACTTACTACAGGAAAAAACTGTTATACTTTTACTCATACTATTTACACTTACCACAAGTCATAGCGGTTAAATTGTCACAATCAGTACTGATTGACGCTTGACACTCCTCGTTAGAACCACAAACATCACCTTTTCTTAATGGTTTAACGCATCTATTTGGTTCATCGCAAGTCTGACAAACTAACTTAATCTTGGGTGTATCCTTAGTCGCCTCAATGTAACCGCACTGAGCGGAGTTGTCGCATTTAGATCCTAAAGCACCCAAAGAACACCTACTAGAACCATCGGTATTACAATAAAGTTGCTTAGTTTGCATATTAAAACTACCATCAAACTGAGTAGTGCCAGTTTTCGCTGGATCAAAATCAGCAAATTTTATATTACATTGTGGATCTTTGTTACCACCAACGCTACAAGGTTTATTTATAATAGAACGACAATAAACGTCAGGATCAATAACTAATTCCTTTTTATTATTTTCCATCATATAACGCCATGGCGTACTAGCATCAATTTCCGTGCCCCAATAACACAAAGCGTAGGGTAGCGTCTGACACTTGTCGACATATATATATTTATTACACATCTCCATTTGATAACCTTTCCACCAAGCATCTCCATATTTCTTTTTATATCTTTCTCTTTCTGAGTCGTTTGGTGGATTTAATTTATTAATATCATTACAACTAGTAACAACGCCCGGGCAACTTAAATTTATATCTGGCGTTGGTGGTTTATTAAGCTCAATATCGGTCAGTTCGGGATTGATGGTATTGAGCATCAAAACAGCCACCAGGACCAAAACCAGGCCAATCAGCGCACCTTTAATCGTATTCTTAGCACTACCAATAGCACCGCTATCACCACCAGCAAAAATCCACCGAAAGCCACCGAGCATTAGCATTACTACTGCTAAAACAGCGGTAACCGAAATACCATATTTATAAATAGCGTTAATATAATTCGGTAAAGTATCACTGGCGACACTAATCTCTTTTCCCGCAGTAAAAGAACTATTGGGTATCGTAATTTGCGGGACAAATTGTATTCTTTCCTTTGCTGCTAACGCTTGCGCTGATCCGTGAGGTAACAAAATAAAACAAACAGCAATTAAAGCTACCGTTACTATTACTTGTTTAGCTGTTATTTTCTTAATCATAAAATTATACTATTGAATAGTTTGACTATTGGGACAAAAACTCAAACCCAAATTACGACCCGAGTATTCCTTACTAATACTATAAGTGGTATTGACCATTATTTTCAAACGACACACTTCTTCTTTGCTGATACCTAAATATTTCAATAAATCCTCCTCTGCCCTTTGCCGCGCAAAATTCAAATTGGGATTCAGGAGGTTAATAATAAAACCTTGGTCGAAAGGGTAATAAGACATAGAATAATTTTTATTTTCCGCAAACAAAGT
This window encodes:
- a CDS encoding DNA repair protein RadA — translated: MVSVNSMSKSITVFSCSKCGAQYPKWTGRCLECGSWGTISEETSVAPTKLRKNQSSGSVADIVNLQNIPVNQELRWKTKYAEFNRVVGDGLAPGSCLLLGGDPGIGKSTLALQIAASIEDSLYFAGEESTEQIASRWQRLKIKPVSLSNESNVANIIATINKHRPKLAIIDSIQTTYCSEVDGEPGNINQLKACTAQLMTAAKETKTAIIIIGHVTKDGQMAGPKTIEHLVDAVLYFEGDKHQQYRILRAMKNRFGQTGEIGVWEMSNGGLVEVLNPAAIFIGSDQLSSGSVITAAVEGSRIFLVEIQALVNKTSFGYPRRLGSGFSNQRLEVILAVLAKKMKLSLANYDLYVNVTGGFVLKEPAADLAVATAIVSAYYDRVLPDRAVVFGEIGLDGQVRVVLKTKERLQTAIKLGYQNIIMPTLKIKLKEQKIKFRELNSINDLAQLFK